Proteins encoded within one genomic window of Bacillus sp. 1NLA3E:
- a CDS encoding DUF3147 family protein, which yields MTGVSLTALLIRFLLGGTAVVVATLVARKLGEKAGGIFAAFPAVYLAALLTNRLDFNGEELISHSILLSKGAMIGMGINILVAIVAGYILPRQGWKLGLVQTVLCWFAVSIVVVFLTSHTF from the coding sequence ATGACTGGGGTATCGCTCACTGCCCTATTGATCAGGTTCCTTCTAGGTGGAACCGCCGTCGTTGTCGCCACCCTTGTGGCAAGGAAGCTTGGAGAAAAGGCAGGCGGAATCTTTGCTGCATTTCCAGCTGTTTATCTGGCTGCATTACTAACGAATCGCTTGGATTTTAATGGAGAAGAGTTGATTAGTCATTCTATTCTTCTGTCCAAAGGGGCAATGATTGGCATGGGGATTAATATTCTAGTGGCGATTGTTGCTGGTTATATATTACCGAGACAAGGGTGGAAGCTTGGGCTTGTTCAAACCGTTTTATGCTGGTTTGCCGTATCGATTGTGGTCGTATTCCTCACATCACATACTTTTTAA
- a CDS encoding DMT family transporter — MKVLVTRNKKLIYLTLILVMAAWGLNVIATKLIVTTFMPVTVTAFRIFTAGVCVFIILALMKKVRLPSKREFKFIIIGAIFNVVGHHYFLSIGLKTTTASNGGLILGLGPLLTTILAIIFLGSSITMARIVGVILGFTGVALVVLKNGSIGSVSIGDLYVFLAILSQAISFIFISKISRSLDPRLMTGYMLLIGSGVLFLISLVEEPNGLNSLAEGSFNIWMVFFASAFIATALGHMVYNFAIGQIGAAEASVFINLNPFFALISAVIFLNEQIVATQIIGFLLIIAGVLIGSDIWKVIIKNSRQRKNKQRISA, encoded by the coding sequence GTGAAAGTATTGGTAACACGAAATAAGAAATTGATTTACTTAACCTTAATTTTGGTTATGGCAGCTTGGGGATTAAATGTCATCGCTACAAAATTAATTGTAACAACCTTTATGCCAGTGACTGTGACAGCTTTTCGTATCTTTACTGCTGGAGTTTGTGTGTTTATCATTCTTGCCTTAATGAAAAAAGTACGACTTCCGTCAAAAAGGGAATTTAAATTTATCATCATCGGGGCCATTTTTAATGTTGTTGGCCATCATTACTTTTTATCGATTGGACTTAAAACCACGACTGCCTCGAATGGTGGACTTATTCTAGGATTGGGACCTTTATTAACAACTATTCTAGCAATTATCTTTTTAGGAAGCTCGATTACGATGGCTCGAATTGTTGGCGTAATACTTGGGTTCACAGGAGTAGCCTTAGTGGTTTTGAAAAATGGAAGTATCGGTTCGGTGTCAATCGGGGATCTTTATGTATTTCTGGCAATTCTTTCACAGGCAATCAGCTTTATTTTTATCAGTAAGATATCCAGATCCTTAGATCCAAGGCTTATGACAGGTTATATGCTTTTAATTGGTTCTGGGGTTTTATTTCTGATTAGCTTAGTGGAGGAGCCAAACGGTCTTAACAGTTTAGCGGAAGGGTCATTTAACATCTGGATGGTATTTTTTGCTTCTGCTTTTATTGCAACCGCACTAGGTCATATGGTCTACAACTTTGCAATAGGCCAAATTGGGGCTGCTGAAGCATCCGTTTTTATTAATTTAAATCCATTCTTTGCCCTCATCAGTGCAGTCATCTTCTTAAATGAACAAATTGTTGCTACCCAGATTATTGGCTTCCTATTAATTATAGCAGGCGTTCTGATTGGCTCAGACATCTGGAAAGTAATCATCAAAAACTCACGACAAAGAAAAAACAAACAAAGAATAAGTGCCTGA
- a CDS encoding alpha/beta fold hydrolase, which translates to MENFLTSNSGIPYLRLGAGAGEPLILIHGLGEMKEGWNDQFELSDQYDLIIPDLRGHGDHKNTEGISMRNFADDILSILKELQIESAHICGLSMGGLVAQEIYRCAPKMCRSLILVSTFHFMPKHLGKLLYKLRKNRASSISIEEHKLIAARICLYSRTEENCKKFLNYYRPDKEAYIKSVEACMKVNNFSLLPTINIPTLIIGGQYDSVTPVWVQLLMHKQIVHSEFVIMRNSGHVAKLEAKDSFNRALRGFLDKQKLAAC; encoded by the coding sequence TTGGAAAATTTCCTCACAAGTAATTCTGGTATTCCTTATTTACGGCTCGGCGCGGGTGCTGGTGAGCCTTTAATCCTTATTCATGGTCTTGGAGAAATGAAAGAAGGCTGGAACGATCAGTTTGAACTATCCGATCAATATGACCTCATTATCCCAGATTTACGTGGACACGGTGATCATAAAAATACAGAAGGAATCTCGATGAGAAATTTTGCTGATGATATACTTTCAATCCTAAAGGAACTTCAAATTGAAAGCGCTCATATTTGTGGATTATCAATGGGAGGCCTTGTGGCTCAAGAGATTTATCGCTGTGCACCTAAAATGTGCCGGTCATTAATATTGGTCAGTACCTTTCATTTCATGCCTAAGCATTTAGGCAAACTACTTTATAAATTGCGCAAAAATCGAGCCTCGTCCATTTCTATTGAAGAACATAAGCTTATTGCAGCACGTATATGTTTATATTCCCGAACAGAAGAAAATTGTAAAAAGTTCTTAAATTATTATCGTCCTGATAAAGAAGCCTATATTAAATCGGTTGAAGCTTGCATGAAAGTAAATAATTTTTCATTATTACCTACAATCAATATTCCTACCCTTATCATTGGTGGTCAATACGATTCTGTTACACCTGTATGGGTTCAATTATTAATGCATAAACAAATAGTCCATTCGGAATTTGTCATCATGAGGAATTCTGGCCATGTAGCAAAGCTTGAGGCTAAGGATTCATTCAACCGGGCACTGCGAGGGTTTTTAGACAAGCAAAAGCTTGCTGCTTGTTAA
- a CDS encoding amino acid permease gives MEKGISVFHLVMMGLGSVIGASFFLGASIAIHAAGPSVIVAYILGGALVYIILYALSEMTVADPAPGSFRTFAKKAYGPGLGFVVGWVYWTGLVIGMSSEATAVSILLRSWFPGISVGLFGSAIIIGITLLNLLGAERLSKLESGLTSIKFFAVVGFILIGVALIVGLFPGSPRVGIGELAREPIFAGGFGGIAGSMLMVMSTYAGFEIIGLAASEAKNPKKTIPKAIFLTVLALVGLYIGTIAVILPLIPTAGLNTKVSPIVAALTRQGVGWAANSINFVLVSAILSTMLASTFGLGRMIRSLAAEGDAPAFIKGKGEIPYRGILLSGIGMLASLGMGLLLPANIYTFLVSSGAFALLFTYAVIVASQLRFRKKNGCTGNCQLPGYPYTSWFALISLIAVIVCMPFVKGQGAGLAAGLTLVVFFSVVFGVLRIRKKRFQPSGENQRSPVSPRKLQPNFGLEVSEEILPSKENEKERE, from the coding sequence ATGGAAAAGGGCATATCAGTGTTTCACCTTGTCATGATGGGGCTTGGATCTGTAATTGGCGCTTCGTTTTTTCTTGGGGCATCAATAGCAATTCATGCTGCAGGACCATCAGTTATTGTTGCTTATATATTAGGAGGAGCACTCGTATATATAATCCTATATGCACTCTCTGAGATGACGGTTGCCGATCCGGCACCAGGTTCTTTTCGGACCTTCGCTAAAAAAGCTTATGGTCCGGGATTGGGATTTGTAGTTGGATGGGTATATTGGACAGGTCTAGTTATAGGAATGTCAAGTGAAGCGACAGCTGTATCTATTTTACTTCGGAGCTGGTTTCCCGGAATTTCAGTTGGTTTATTTGGCTCAGCGATTATCATCGGTATCACTCTATTAAATTTGTTAGGTGCCGAACGTTTAAGTAAGTTGGAGAGTGGGCTTACATCAATCAAATTTTTTGCGGTTGTAGGCTTTATTTTAATTGGTGTAGCACTGATCGTTGGCCTTTTTCCGGGAAGTCCGAGAGTGGGAATTGGGGAGTTGGCGAGAGAGCCGATTTTTGCGGGAGGTTTTGGCGGCATTGCAGGTAGTATGTTAATGGTAATGTCTACATATGCTGGTTTTGAAATTATAGGATTAGCTGCTTCTGAAGCGAAAAATCCCAAAAAAACAATTCCAAAGGCCATTTTTTTAACAGTACTAGCGTTAGTTGGCCTATATATTGGAACCATTGCAGTCATACTGCCACTCATTCCGACTGCTGGCCTTAATACCAAGGTAAGTCCCATTGTTGCTGCTCTTACCAGGCAGGGGGTTGGCTGGGCTGCAAATTCCATTAATTTTGTCCTGGTATCTGCCATTCTTTCGACGATGTTAGCTTCAACATTTGGTTTAGGAAGAATGATTCGGTCATTAGCGGCAGAAGGGGATGCACCAGCTTTTATTAAAGGAAAAGGAGAAATTCCTTATCGGGGCATTTTGCTGTCAGGTATTGGAATGCTTGCCTCATTAGGTATGGGACTGTTGCTACCAGCGAATATATATACGTTTTTAGTAAGCTCAGGCGCTTTTGCATTGCTTTTTACTTATGCGGTAATTGTCGCTTCCCAATTACGATTTCGAAAGAAAAACGGTTGTACTGGTAATTGTCAGTTGCCTGGTTATCCATACACCTCATGGTTTGCATTAATCAGTCTCATTGCGGTTATCGTTTGCATGCCTTTCGTCAAAGGCCAGGGAGCAGGGCTTGCGGCAGGCCTAACATTAGTGGTCTTTTTTTCGGTTGTCTTTGGTGTTTTAAGAATAAGAAAAAAACGGTTTCAGCCAAGTGGGGAAAATCAGAGATCTCCCGTTTCCCCACGAAAACTTCAGCCGAATTTTGGGTTAGAGGTATCTGAAGAAATTTTACCTAGCAAGGAAAATGAGAAAGAGAGAGAATGA
- a CDS encoding ferric reductase-like transmembrane domain-containing protein — MTEFLSVLGGVPSVWSITKAAGLTSYVLLFLAIMAGMLQSFPSVNPKNKEFLHLVHQFSGWFGLLFGLLHGLVLVSDPDTQFSLTEIFVPFASNNDTILVSLGIISFYILFFIMLSSDVVKILGKKFWRAIHFLSFPAYVLALLHGVILGSDAQNSGIPWLYMITGASVAGLFVLRMSKSAKKVSTA; from the coding sequence ATGACTGAATTTCTAAGTGTTTTGGGCGGTGTTCCATCAGTTTGGAGTATCACAAAGGCAGCCGGGCTAACATCTTACGTCTTATTATTCTTGGCGATCATGGCGGGAATGTTGCAGAGCTTTCCGTCAGTTAATCCAAAAAATAAAGAATTCCTCCATTTAGTCCATCAATTTTCGGGATGGTTTGGCTTGTTATTTGGACTTCTTCATGGGCTAGTATTAGTTTCTGATCCAGATACTCAGTTTAGCCTAACAGAAATTTTTGTTCCATTTGCATCAAATAATGATACTATTTTAGTTTCGCTCGGCATAATATCATTTTATATCCTATTTTTCATTATGCTTTCTTCCGATGTGGTCAAGATTCTAGGAAAGAAATTTTGGCGAGCCATCCATTTTCTTTCCTTTCCGGCCTACGTTCTTGCCCTCCTTCATGGAGTTATCCTTGGGTCAGACGCTCAAAATAGTGGGATCCCGTGGCTTTACATGATTACAGGAGCCAGTGTAGCTGGATTATTCGTGCTGAGAATGAGTAAATCAGCCAAAAAAGTATCGACCGCATAA
- a CDS encoding formate/nitrite transporter family protein, translating to MSFYKPEQIASITVENGTKKTKYPLLKTVILGFQAGAFISLGYLLFIRVTATLTGDFAGIGSILGASLFPIGLILTLIAGGELLTGNMMAVPLARLAGKITTKQLIYNWFLITVSNFIGAIFVAYVFGHIVGLTETAPFLEKTVSIAEHKLDVTFAQAFFSGIGCNWLVAAAVWLSYGSEDMTGKILGIWFPTMTFVAIGFQHVVANMFVIPAAIFAGHFTWIEYLHNFVPVFLGNAVGGSVFVALAYYQAYKKSLVKIEPQVQKSNVSAIKRGGM from the coding sequence ATGTCGTTTTACAAGCCGGAACAAATTGCCAGCATTACGGTTGAGAATGGGACGAAAAAAACAAAATATCCATTGTTGAAAACTGTAATATTGGGGTTCCAGGCAGGCGCATTTATCTCATTAGGATACCTGCTTTTTATTCGTGTTACCGCTACATTAACAGGAGATTTTGCCGGGATTGGCTCTATTTTAGGAGCATCTCTTTTTCCAATCGGACTTATTTTAACTTTAATTGCAGGCGGAGAACTATTAACCGGAAATATGATGGCTGTACCATTAGCCAGGCTGGCAGGGAAAATAACTACAAAACAGCTGATCTATAATTGGTTTTTAATCACGGTTAGTAATTTTATTGGAGCTATTTTTGTAGCTTATGTTTTTGGTCATATTGTTGGACTCACCGAAACTGCTCCTTTTTTAGAAAAAACGGTAAGTATCGCAGAACATAAGTTAGATGTTACTTTTGCACAAGCTTTCTTCTCAGGAATTGGCTGCAATTGGCTGGTTGCTGCTGCAGTTTGGTTATCCTACGGTTCAGAGGATATGACGGGAAAAATTCTTGGAATTTGGTTCCCGACGATGACTTTTGTGGCAATTGGATTTCAACACGTTGTGGCAAATATGTTTGTCATTCCGGCGGCTATTTTTGCAGGTCACTTCACTTGGATTGAATATCTTCATAACTTCGTTCCTGTCTTTTTAGGAAATGCAGTTGGGGGATCAGTCTTTGTTGCCCTAGCTTATTATCAAGCATATAAGAAAAGCCTTGTGAAAATTGAGCCTCAAGTACAAAAATCAAATGTTTCTGCCATAAAGAGAGGCGGAATGTAA
- a CDS encoding FAD:protein FMN transferase → MHSFRAMNTKISTHGLPTVAAEKVESMFHFTEEKLSRFKEDSELSQLNRSVGYPFLASDFLFQIINTANSFYQKTSGIFNPYIGKIICELGYDKSFEMIQTKRSRLYNPNQIATEYSVEINSRMKSITLANGIAVDLGGIAKGWAAQQISELLRGNGITSGAIDAGGDLVLWGNRKEEWEVEIANPIDPNQNVFRFNIGSDAGIATSSAMKRRWQNTEGESIHHIIDPRTLKSGDSDLIQVTVLAPDLTTAEVFAKCLLILGEDKGKQWLAERAPKLAYLGVKSDFSLVMGGKLEKYCMKGVGIT, encoded by the coding sequence ATGCATTCATTTCGCGCTATGAATACCAAAATTAGTACTCATGGGCTTCCAACAGTCGCTGCAGAAAAAGTGGAGTCAATGTTCCATTTTACAGAGGAAAAGCTTAGCCGTTTTAAGGAGGATAGTGAACTCTCCCAGCTTAATCGGTCTGTTGGGTATCCCTTTCTTGCATCAGATTTCCTATTTCAAATCATCAATACAGCCAATAGCTTTTATCAGAAAACAAGTGGAATATTTAATCCTTATATTGGTAAAATAATCTGCGAGTTAGGGTATGACAAAAGCTTTGAAATGATCCAAACTAAGCGGAGTAGATTATATAATCCTAACCAAATAGCTACGGAATATTCCGTTGAAATTAATTCAAGAATGAAAAGTATAACTTTGGCAAACGGTATAGCTGTGGATCTTGGTGGAATTGCAAAAGGCTGGGCAGCCCAGCAAATATCTGAGTTACTACGGGGTAACGGTATTACTTCAGGTGCAATTGATGCTGGTGGTGATCTTGTCCTGTGGGGAAATAGGAAGGAAGAGTGGGAGGTAGAGATTGCTAACCCAATTGACCCCAATCAGAATGTGTTTCGTTTTAATATCGGAAGCGATGCTGGCATCGCAACAAGTAGTGCGATGAAGCGCCGTTGGCAGAACACAGAAGGGGAAAGCATCCATCATATTATCGATCCAAGAACATTAAAAAGCGGGGACTCTGACTTGATTCAAGTTACTGTGTTAGCTCCTGATTTAACGACTGCAGAGGTTTTTGCAAAATGTCTACTGATTCTTGGTGAGGACAAAGGGAAACAATGGCTTGCAGAACGAGCGCCTAAGCTTGCTTACTTAGGTGTAAAAAGTGATTTTTCTCTAGTAATGGGCGGGAAATTAGAAAAATATTGCATGAAGGGGGTAGGGATAACATGA
- the liaG gene encoding LiaG family protein has protein sequence MKKILFIFLILIGLYVVFHNFFDLDLFNLGGQDHQGVISDNINQIDIDVSSVSTNIIPENRNNIKADLNGKGKVIINRNGNKITVSAKVNWFDWFNFSNKAKLNIYIPEDYHRNMRINLGSGNLTFSGHSQNKPMKLDELSLDIGSGNVELKNLEVNQLIHDEASGNVAVSSLTTKSGSFDISSGSLDIKHYSGAIDAQLSSGRLDLQIDKLKDSVDIEVSSGQVQLDLPNQADFTLNGKASSGTISCDFPLNSKEINTKTINGKHGSGKNKINLTVSSGSIKIY, from the coding sequence ATGAAAAAAATTCTGTTTATTTTTTTAATCCTTATTGGACTATATGTAGTTTTTCACAATTTCTTTGATTTGGATTTGTTTAATTTAGGGGGCCAGGATCATCAGGGTGTTATTTCGGATAATATTAATCAGATTGATATTGATGTATCAAGTGTTAGCACAAACATTATTCCAGAAAACAGAAATAATATTAAGGCGGATTTAAATGGTAAGGGAAAAGTTATCATTAATCGCAATGGCAATAAAATAACTGTGTCTGCAAAAGTAAATTGGTTCGATTGGTTTAATTTTTCAAACAAAGCTAAATTAAATATTTATATACCGGAAGATTATCATCGTAATATGAGAATTAATTTGGGATCTGGAAACCTAACCTTTTCTGGTCACTCGCAAAATAAGCCAATGAAATTGGATGAATTATCGCTAGATATAGGTTCAGGGAATGTGGAACTCAAAAACTTAGAGGTTAACCAATTAATCCATGATGAAGCATCGGGGAATGTAGCGGTGAGCTCCTTAACAACAAAATCTGGTTCATTTGATATTAGTTCCGGAAGCCTTGACATCAAGCATTATTCCGGTGCGATCGATGCCCAATTATCCTCTGGAAGATTAGACTTACAAATAGATAAATTAAAGGATTCTGTTGATATAGAAGTTAGTTCAGGGCAAGTCCAATTGGATCTTCCAAATCAGGCGGACTTTACCTTAAATGGTAAAGCAAGCAGCGGCACCATTTCTTGTGATTTCCCCCTTAACAGCAAAGAAATAAATACTAAAACAATCAATGGAAAACACGGTTCAGGAAAGAACAAAATCAATCTTACCGTTTCAAGCGGAAGCATCAAAATCTATTAA
- a CDS encoding helix-turn-helix transcriptional regulator, which produces MAKDNENQAIQPSKNFVMPFILLLLSKMSLHGYELNQKLQAFGFHTIDQGNLYRLLRQLEKEDLVKSEWDTTGAGPAKRRYTITSVGVSYLKGYANQLEGYQSMLDQFFNMYSSFLELYIPSFKTEGYNREKNADKGRNHNESEEE; this is translated from the coding sequence TTGGCAAAAGATAATGAAAATCAAGCCATTCAGCCATCGAAAAATTTTGTAATGCCGTTCATATTATTGCTTCTTAGCAAAATGTCTCTTCATGGATATGAGCTAAATCAGAAGCTGCAAGCATTCGGCTTTCATACCATTGACCAAGGCAACTTATATCGGCTGTTACGTCAACTTGAAAAAGAAGATTTAGTAAAATCAGAATGGGATACAACCGGTGCTGGCCCGGCAAAAAGGCGTTACACGATTACTTCAGTAGGTGTTTCATACTTGAAGGGCTATGCAAATCAACTAGAAGGTTACCAATCTATGTTAGACCAATTTTTTAACATGTATTCTAGTTTTCTTGAGCTCTATATCCCTTCTTTTAAAACAGAAGGATACAATAGGGAAAAAAATGCGGACAAGGGGAGAAATCATAATGAATCCGAAGAAGAATGA
- a CDS encoding magnesium transporter CorA family protein, whose amino-acid sequence MIEFYIANGEKKIEKLEEITKGCWINMTSPNEEEINLVANKLNIPVDFIKDALDDEERSRIEREDNNVLIIVDFPYITHDDTGIPIYETIPIGMIITDDCFITVSLKETPILGDFYQNKIKGFFTNKKTRFSLQILFSISTYYLRYLKQINKKTDEIERGLHQSMKNKELYGLLALEKSLVYFTTSLKSNKIVLEKLLRLSHLKMYDEDKELLEDVIIETQQAIEMAEVYSSILSGMMDAFASVISNNLNMVMKFLTSITIILALPTMVSSFFGMNVDLPFQHQRHAFTFIILIVVFLSSLTTFVFWKKKFF is encoded by the coding sequence ATGATTGAATTTTACATTGCAAACGGGGAAAAAAAGATTGAGAAATTGGAAGAAATAACAAAAGGCTGCTGGATCAATATGACCTCACCTAATGAGGAAGAGATTAATCTAGTTGCAAACAAACTAAATATCCCTGTTGACTTTATTAAAGATGCACTTGATGACGAGGAAAGATCAAGAATCGAGCGGGAAGACAATAACGTATTGATTATTGTCGATTTTCCATATATTACACATGATGATACCGGAATCCCAATCTATGAAACGATACCAATTGGGATGATCATTACAGATGATTGCTTTATCACAGTTTCATTAAAAGAAACTCCAATTTTGGGAGACTTTTATCAAAATAAAATTAAAGGTTTCTTTACGAATAAAAAAACGCGATTTTCCTTGCAAATCCTTTTTTCAATTTCTACCTATTACTTAAGATATTTGAAACAGATCAATAAGAAAACGGATGAAATCGAGAGAGGGCTCCATCAATCAATGAAAAACAAGGAGCTCTATGGATTATTAGCGCTGGAAAAAAGTTTAGTTTATTTTACCACTTCCCTAAAATCTAATAAAATAGTTTTAGAAAAACTTCTGCGTTTGAGCCATTTAAAAATGTATGATGAGGATAAAGAACTATTAGAAGATGTGATCATTGAAACTCAGCAAGCAATCGAAATGGCGGAGGTTTATAGTTCGATTTTAAGTGGAATGATGGATGCCTTTGCATCAGTTATATCTAATAATCTGAACATGGTAATGAAATTTCTGACTTCGATCACGATTATTTTAGCTTTGCCGACAATGGTTTCCAGCTTCTTCGGTATGAACGTTGACTTACCGTTTCAGCACCAACGACATGCATTTACATTTATAATTTTAATAGTTGTTTTTCTATCAAGTCTAACAACCTTTGTTTTTTGGAAAAAGAAATTCTTTTAA
- a CDS encoding DUF3147 family protein has product MNKHDLLIRFLLGGTAVMFSYLVTVFSPWKILAGIFAAFPAVMLTAVLMVGIASGSKKAARIASGSVFGMIGGVVCVLTVLLVLQMSHQWMLSIILGLALWLGSSISIALFRDKLKTRVVRSNFIGKAEALGK; this is encoded by the coding sequence ATGAATAAACATGATTTGTTAATTCGATTTTTACTTGGCGGGACTGCCGTCATGTTCAGCTATCTAGTCACGGTATTTTCACCATGGAAGATATTAGCGGGAATTTTTGCCGCGTTTCCAGCTGTAATGCTTACCGCAGTATTAATGGTCGGGATTGCATCCGGGTCAAAAAAGGCAGCAAGAATTGCTAGCGGGTCAGTATTTGGAATGATTGGTGGAGTTGTTTGCGTTTTAACGGTTTTACTGGTTTTACAAATGAGTCATCAATGGATGTTAAGCATTATCTTAGGACTGGCATTATGGCTTGGAAGCTCTATATCGATCGCCTTATTTAGAGATAAACTAAAAACCCGTGTAGTCCGGAGCAATTTCATAGGAAAAGCGGAAGCGCTTGGTAAATGA
- a CDS encoding PhoX family protein yields MQKRKIMAPLLSLAILVPTAVNVYAQKPVSVEKVDFIGMDTPKTADELSKLYSKASAVITYNNGTKKTVPLEYKTLFQPGDVINGKTAGTTYDANGNEILDPKTGKPFVSTAPDSNSLLSVNGKSGKLYLLNHYESVPSSIGNLPKALILNTVEQDKKTGELKVTDMKPVDFSADGGIWTPCAGILSPWNTHLGSEEYEPDAKAHELNPENSSVTQFARNFYKDQTLIGNPYLYGHLPEVEVHPNGTATAVKHYSMGRLSFERTVVMPDERTVYYGDDGAYTMMFMYVADKSKDLSAGTLYASKWNQTGDQNGGSANLEWIKLGHGTDNEIKKMAQSLKFSDIFETTNDDVYATANGFKKIKTNSSGGKTEWLKLKPGMEKAAAFLESRRYGALIGATSEFNKMEAVEVNKQDNKLYMVMSYIQSGMQTNPTDPADDIHVSKIAAGGVYELQLAKGQKIRSGEAIGSNYVATTMNGLVTGEDLSVKDAAGNKANIDKIANPDNIVFSKEMRTLFIAEDSDMHKNNFAWAYNIDTKKLSRIASVPDGGEATGLQMVNNLNGHSYLMLSSQNPGNVGYLDGLPVLEDKR; encoded by the coding sequence ATGCAAAAACGCAAAATAATGGCCCCATTGTTAAGTTTGGCAATTCTTGTCCCTACCGCGGTGAATGTTTATGCCCAAAAACCTGTTTCGGTAGAAAAGGTTGATTTTATCGGCATGGATACTCCTAAAACAGCGGATGAACTTTCAAAATTGTATAGTAAGGCATCTGCAGTCATTACATATAATAATGGAACGAAAAAAACAGTTCCGCTCGAATATAAGACATTGTTTCAACCCGGGGATGTTATTAATGGAAAAACCGCTGGGACCACCTATGATGCTAATGGGAATGAGATATTGGACCCTAAAACCGGAAAGCCTTTCGTCTCTACCGCACCAGATAGTAATAGTCTACTTAGCGTAAATGGAAAAAGTGGTAAGCTATATTTGTTAAACCATTATGAAAGTGTTCCTAGTTCAATCGGTAATTTGCCAAAAGCATTGATTTTAAATACGGTCGAACAGGATAAGAAAACGGGTGAGCTTAAAGTAACAGACATGAAGCCGGTTGATTTTTCAGCAGATGGTGGGATTTGGACGCCGTGTGCAGGAATATTATCACCTTGGAACACTCACCTTGGCAGTGAAGAATATGAGCCAGATGCAAAGGCACATGAACTTAATCCTGAGAATTCATCCGTTACTCAATTCGCCAGGAACTTTTACAAAGATCAAACTTTGATTGGAAATCCATATCTTTATGGGCATCTTCCAGAGGTTGAAGTTCATCCAAACGGTACAGCGACAGCAGTAAAACACTATAGCATGGGTCGTCTCTCGTTTGAGCGAACTGTCGTTATGCCAGATGAGCGAACAGTATATTACGGAGATGACGGTGCTTATACGATGATGTTTATGTATGTTGCCGACAAATCCAAAGATCTTTCTGCTGGAACCCTTTATGCGTCAAAATGGAACCAAACTGGCGACCAAAATGGAGGTTCAGCCAATTTAGAATGGATTAAGTTAGGTCATGGAACGGATAATGAAATCAAGAAAATGGCTCAATCTTTGAAATTCAGTGATATATTTGAAACAACAAACGATGATGTTTATGCTACTGCTAATGGTTTTAAGAAAATAAAGACAAATAGCAGCGGTGGAAAAACGGAATGGTTAAAGTTGAAGCCTGGAATGGAGAAAGCTGCCGCTTTCCTTGAATCTCGTCGTTATGGTGCGCTTATCGGGGCCACTTCCGAGTTTAATAAAATGGAAGCAGTTGAGGTAAATAAGCAAGATAATAAGTTGTATATGGTGATGTCTTACATCCAAAGTGGAATGCAAACGAATCCCACTGATCCTGCTGATGATATCCACGTTTCAAAGATCGCTGCTGGGGGAGTTTATGAGCTTCAGTTAGCAAAGGGGCAAAAGATACGAAGTGGAGAAGCAATAGGAAGTAATTATGTAGCTACAACAATGAACGGCCTTGTTACAGGCGAGGATCTTTCTGTTAAAGATGCCGCTGGAAACAAAGCAAATATTGATAAAATTGCCAACCCTGATAACATTGTTTTCTCTAAAGAAATGAGAACCTTGTTTATTGCCGAAGATAGCGACATGCACAAAAATAACTTCGCCTGGGCTTATAATATCGATACGAAAAAGCTTTCCCGCATTGCCTCTGTACCTGATGGTGGTGAAGCAACTGGGCTGCAAATGGTTAATAACTTAAACGGGCACAGTTATTTGATGCTAAGCTCACAAAACCCTGGAAATGTTGGATATTTGGATGGGCTCCCTGTACTAGAAGATAAAAGATAA